A genome region from Leptodactylus fuscus isolate aLepFus1 chromosome 6, aLepFus1.hap2, whole genome shotgun sequence includes the following:
- the WBP2 gene encoding WW domain-binding protein 2 codes for MALNRNHTDGGGVIVNNSESVLMSYEHVELVFSDMENTPDVFRGTKKGRIMLTPYRVIFSSKGRDPLQSFMMPFYLMKDCEIKQPVFGANFIKGTVRAEPGGGWEGSATFKLIFPAGGAIEFGQHMLQMASQASRGGPPSDSFPYMPNGGYAYPPPAANGIYPPSSGYPFPPPPTDFYPGPSMQDSSMAYMHPPPPPYPGGPMGPPAASAPDFPSTPAAEAKAAEAAASGYSSQPNPPHVYMPPDLPPPPPYFPPDDKKNQ; via the exons ATGGCGCTGAACAGAAACCATACGGATGGCGGAGGTGTCATAGTGAACAACAGCGAAAG CGTTCTGATGTCTTATGAGCATGTGGAGCTGGTGTTCAGTGACATGGAGAACACCCCTGATGTTTTTCGAGGGACCAAGAAAGGCAGAATAATGCTAACACCCTACAGA GTGATCTTTTCATCTAAAGGACGGGACCCACTGCAGTCATTCATGATGCCGTTCTACCTGATGAAGGATTGTGAAATCAAGCAGCCAGTTTTTGGGGCCAATTTTATTAAGGGCACAGTGAGAGCAGAGCCTGGAG GTGGCTGGGAAGGCTCTGCCACCTTCAAGCTCATTTTTCCTGCAGGGGGAGCTATTGAGTTTGGCCAACACATGCTACAAATGGCTTCACAAG CTTCCAGAGGGGGACCACCATCTGATTCATTTCCATATATGCCCAATGGAGGATATGCCTACCCACCACCAGCAGCTAATGGGATCTATCCTCCTTCTTCTGGCTATCCATTCCCCCCACCACCTACAG ACTTTTACCCAGGGCCTTCTATGCAAGACAGTTCTATGGCATACatgcatcctcctcctcctccttacccaGGAGGACCCATGGGACCTCCTGCTGCTTCTGCTCCTGATTTTCCATCTACCCCAGCAG CTGAGGCCAAGGCTGCAGAAGCGGCTGCTAGTGGTTACAGCAGTCAGCCCAACCCTCCACATGTTTACATGCCACCG gacctccctcctcctcctccttatttcCCCCCAGATGACAAGAAGAACCAGTAA
- the CNTD1 gene encoding cyclin N-terminal domain-containing protein 1, with the protein MNQVQQKSKRAAGAPGTVFGIAPMDVIEDVLLGLANANERTLEHLSEHAGVFKQPKVIELIFLLSEHWRQDHSTKYQAVELLDRFMILHIEELYKSSAEYLKIKESSQVKSWGSIKASLSHMLLLHLASCIQITSKLHFHSNIINNHMVLQFLQSAGYAYKKEDPLMSELTVLKTLHFHVNIYSPFAYVEMLLEILDHNGCPLPLKDVHEICVMVLDLVYLLRSPIYESILKVSVDLSTPSSLQRSKFLAVKEDHMLLGTGVISASTYIINKDCWNQVLEHLSNITGISVNSVFDMCSAILKHCVGDMELLN; encoded by the exons ATGAACCAAGTTCAGCAGAAATCAAAAAGAGCTGCAGGAGCTCCTGGCACAGTATTTGGAATCGCCCCTATGGATGTGATAGAAGATGTTCTTTTGGGTTTGGCTAATGCCAATGAGCGTACTCTGGAGCACTTGTCAGAGCATGCAGGTGTATTTAAGCAACCAAAAGTCATAG AACTGATCTTTCTGTTGTCAGAGCACTGGCGTCAGGACCATTCTACTAAGTACCAGGCAGTGGAATTATTAGACAG ATTCATGATCCTTCACATAGAGGagctatataaatccagtgctgaatacttgaaaATAAAGGAATCTTCCCAAGTCAAGAGTTGGGGTTCTATAAAAGCCAGTCTTTCTCACATGTTGCTGCTGCATTTGGCGTCCTGTATTCAGATCACCAGCAAGTTACATTTCCACTCTAAT ATTATCAATAACCACATGGTTCTGCAGTTTCTGCAATCGGCAGGTTATGCTTATAAAAAAGAGGATCCTCTGATGTCTGAACTAACAGTGTTAAAAACTCTTCATTTCCATGTAAACATCTATTCTCCTTTTGCGTATGTAGAAATGCTGCTGGAGATTTTAG ACCATAATGGCTGTCCTCTGCCACTGAAGGATGTACATGAGATCTGTGTAATGGTTCTGGATTTGGTTTATTTACTACGATCCCCTATTTATGAATCAATTCTAAAGGTTTCTGTGGATCTTTCTACTCCATCTAGTTTGCAGAG GAGCAAGTTTCTTGCAGTGAAAGAAGATCACATGCTGTTAGGAACAGGAGTAATTTCTGCCAGCACCTACATAATAAACAAGGACTGCTGGAATCAG GTCCTGGAGCATTTAAGTAACATTACAGGTATATCAGTGAACTCAGTGTTTGATATGTGCTCTGCCATACTGAAGCATTGTGTAGGAGACATGGAGCTGCTCAATTAA
- the COA3 gene encoding cytochrome c oxidase assembly factor 3 homolog, mitochondrial, with translation MAEKGSAQGSSTMDAKQEKLTREQMEMIRRREMAQWAKNTGKLRSKNIITGLAIGGIVLGIYGYTFFSVSQEKFLDELEDEAKAVRANYPKTSAN, from the exons ATGGCGGAGAAGGGAAGCGCGCAGGGGTCAAGCACCATGGATGCCAAGCAGGAGAAGCTCACCAGGGAGCAGATGGAGATGATACGGAGGAGGGAGATGGCGCAGTGGGCGAAGAATACCGGGAAGCTGCGGTCAAAAAATATAATAACCGGCCTGGCCATAGGAGGCATAGTGCTGGGGATCT ATGGATACACTTTCTTTTCTGTTTCTCAAGAGAAGTTTCTGGATGAGCTTGAAGATGAAGCCAAAGCTGTACGAGCAAATTATCCAAAAACCTCAGCAAACTGA